The Candidatus Paceibacterota bacterium genomic interval GTGTCGGCTACGGTACCGCTTAGGTGGGAAATCATGAAGTTAAGTATATAGTATAAGGTATATAGTATAAAGTATCAGATAATTCCACAGGAATGGATAAATTTGCATTTTTTGAAAGTCTCTGTTAGTATTGCCCTTGTTCGTTTTTCTGATGTCTTTAACTACAAACTACTCACTACCAACTACTAACTAACTTATGCCTATCACATCTTCAGCCAAAAAAGCTCTCCGCGCTTCCAAGAGAAAGCGAGTTTTCAACTTACGACGACAAAAAGCTTCCGATGAGTTGGTAAAGCAGATTCGCAAACTGGTGGCCCAAAAGAAAGTCTCCGAAGCCAAGGCCTTGCTTCCTAAAGCCTATCAAGCTCTGGATAAATCGGCCAAGATGAAGACTATCAAGAAAAATACCGCTTCCAGAAAGAAATCTCGGTTGGCCAAGCTTCTCAAGAAGAACTCTTAGTCAAAAATTCCGCCCAAAGCGGAATTTTTGTTTCGGGTGGTCAGGAATATTTTGCTCGCCGTCGCTTGCAAAATTTCACGACCCTGCCCCGCCGGTTTTGCCTGCTAGCAAAACAGGGCGCTGGCCAGCATATGTATCAAAAAACCTGAAGCAGTTCATGTTTTTCTATCATGTGCTCTTGGCCAGAATCGAACTGGCATCGTTCCCTTCGGAGGGGAACATCCTATCCATTGAACGACAAGAGCAGGATGAAGAGTTGGTAGGAGCGGCAGGAAATTCGAAACTTACAGTTTCAGTACCCCGTTGAGCTTATTTTTGTCGTCCGCCGAGGACGCAAAAATAAGCTCAACGGGGCTTCGATTCCTGACGCAAGCAAAATCGTTTGCTTGCTCCGAGAGCACAAACCTCGCGGACTCGCTTTGTGCTCTCGGCAGGAATCGAACCTGCATTTCTCCCTTCGCAGGGGAGTGTCCTATCCATTGAACGACGGGAGCATATATTGAATTTGCTTACTTTAGCTTAAAAACCAAAGAATATCAAAACCAATCTTCTAATTAAGCTAGTGAAGCTAATGAAGCTAGCACAGCTAGTCTCTAAAATCCCAAAAATCCCATCACTTGTTCGGAGAAGGGAACTCGCAGGGGCTCTTCTTTGATGTAGTCGTTGAGATAGTCTTTGACCACAATTATGTCGACTTCTCCTAAAGGTAGAGTGATAATCGGCAAAAAACCGCTCTGTGCTTTCAAGATCAATTTCGGCCCCGACTCATCACCATCAATTCCGAAAGCTAAAAGATTGCCAAATGGATAGAAAATCTCCCCGGAAAGGATGCCCTCCTGATTAATTTCAAAAGTAATCAATTTTGGCGGGCGTCGGGTGTGCATAAAAAGGGTGGCGGCAGCAATGACAATGAGGACGGCAAAAAGGGCGTTGCCAAAAATAATGGCACTGACGACCAGCGAGGCAATAATAATAACCGTGGCGACATACCAGTCGGAAGTTCTAGTTTTGACTGGATATTCCAGAGCTTGCCACTGTAAAGACTTTCTCATGACTAAAGATTTATAAACATTAGGATGAAAATCGCGGTTGTAATGAAAGCCGACACCAAACACCAAGTGCAATACTGTTTGATGATGAAGGTTTGGACCAAAGACAGGCTAAATGACATTAAAAATCCTCCCGCGCTAATCAGAAATAAAAGTAAAGCGACTGTCGGCGAATTAGCTGACGGCAGAAAAACAAAATAGGTATAACATAGAGCGATAAGTCCATAATAGGCCATACCCGCCACTTCCAGTCTGACACCCATCAGGGAGCCAAACCTGCTCCTAACCACGGCATCACAATCGAAACCGACCGGACAGACGATTGGGGTCGGCTTCTGCTTTTCGGTGTAAATAAAATGGGAAACGGCGAAGCCACAGAAACCTAGAACTGCGATGATAATGAAAATAGCTAACGGCATATTTAAACTATTGTAGCATAACTTTAGTGAGCTCGAGCAGTTGATTGGCTTTGCTTCGGGTCAGTCTTTTGGTATCATTGTCGTATGCCAACTGATCCACAAATTTTCTGGTTTTTGATTCTGAGTATCGTCTGGGTTTTGCCTTGGAAAGGTTATGCCTTGTGGATGGCGGCCAAGCGAAATGATACCAAATGGTTTGTTGCAATTTTGATTTTAAACACACTCGCAATTTTGGAAATAATTTATATTTTCTTTGTTGTGAGGCGTGATAAAAATAAAAGCGAGGAGGCGGAGTCATAAAATTTTAATTTCAAACACCCCGAGTTTCAATAACTCGGGGTGTTTCGTTTTGGCGGAGGGAGTGAGACCACGAGTACGTTTTTTGAAACTTACAGTTTCAGGCAGCTTTTCCGAAAACTGCACTTGGA includes:
- the rpsT gene encoding 30S ribosomal protein S20, which translates into the protein MPITSSAKKALRASKRKRVFNLRRQKASDELVKQIRKLVAQKKVSEAKALLPKAYQALDKSAKMKTIKKNTASRKKSRLAKLLKKNS
- a CDS encoding DUF5652 family protein, translating into MPTDPQIFWFLILSIVWVLPWKGYALWMAAKRNDTKWFVAILILNTLAILEIIYIFFVVRRDKNKSEEAES
- a CDS encoding vitamin K epoxide reductase family protein; this encodes MPLAIFIIIAVLGFCGFAVSHFIYTEKQKPTPIVCPVGFDCDAVVRSRFGSLMGVRLEVAGMAYYGLIALCYTYFVFLPSANSPTVALLLFLISAGGFLMSFSLSLVQTFIIKQYCTWCLVSAFITTAIFILMFINL